Proteins from one Armatimonadota bacterium genomic window:
- a CDS encoding SRPBCC family protein, which translates to MVVHEKSIVINAPVHQVFQMWQNFENFPTFMSHIKDVVMLDGRRSHWKAKVAGLDEEWEAETTKVEEDKVIGWRSVSGLQNSGEVRFEPVDGKTQLTVHIEYEPPAGFLGDVAEALYVGSRFDSELEEDLRRFKAKVEG; encoded by the coding sequence ATGGTGGTTCATGAAAAGTCCATTGTAATAAATGCACCTGTTCACCAGGTATTCCAAATGTGGCAGAATTTCGAAAATTTCCCCACTTTTATGTCGCACATCAAAGATGTTGTGATGCTTGATGGTAGAAGATCGCATTGGAAAGCTAAGGTTGCAGGCCTCGACGAAGAATGGGAAGCAGAAACAACCAAGGTCGAAGAAGACAAAGTAATCGGCTGGAGGTCGGTATCCGGACTACAAAACAGCGGCGAAGTAAGGTTCGAGCCGGTGGATGGAAAAACCCAGCTCACCGTCCATATCGAGTATGAGCCGCCAGCAGGCTTTCTAGGAGATGTGGCTGAGGCACTATACGTAGGCAGCCGCTTCGATTCCGAACTTGAGGAAGATCTCCGACGATTCAAGGCGAAAGTCGAGGGTTGA
- a CDS encoding diguanylate cyclase, with protein sequence MKNERLATITFALLWVTILTVFSFGSHYANALVVHALLAILTSIKGCYLFRQDGGRSSAGTLTYAAAINFGIAGGLLIGAITATCHAGPDGKTVIAPRNKFVARFMGGAVAGALSAIIYAKLNALICPANFLSEAVVLLSPAIVCFAIITFAEAMTTKLLAGNSLRERLELNAPPMVELASGIALALGVRVLYELYSWDPMLLVLPIVYLAKQTYMELLPPQKSIPSSALPNKLADVYLSTLQSIVTAIDAKDRFARSHTANVESISVAIAQEMGLSPTEVEGVRTAALLHDVGKLGVPEHVLLKPGKFDSHDMTTIQTHSALGQKILDSVSFPWPVGAMIRSHHERWDGTGYPDGLKGEEIPLGARILAVADVYDAMTSKRSYRPSYSPQQALDYIRKASGTQFDPAVFRAFERAIAKGNIPGLNNEEIAEISASLDTKKPGKADKPKTPQTSVAEELSRASHEFLAMFEIAQTASTSLNLDEVLNLIANKISNMIACSTCVIFLKDEESNKLLARIAVGVNADYFEGGRTIIGQGLTGVVAETGEGLIAVYDRNDVMLRQLFGRWIELKSVMIVPITHGDKVIGTINLYDTKDQAFSEEDFHILCTVAPQVGKAIQNALLFERTKESALTDALTGLHNARYLFMHLEQELSRAKRTFKPVSVLGLDLDNFKPINDTFGHQQGDIVLSEIGKVFLSQVRDYDLVCRCAGDEFIIVLPETEKHEAIETAERIKAAVEEYVPHLPHDKPFRLGVSIGVATYPEDGSDVRTLIAKADEAMYADKRRRKNMCAA encoded by the coding sequence ATGAAGAACGAACGACTAGCTACTATCACGTTTGCATTACTTTGGGTTACTATACTGACAGTTTTTTCCTTCGGGTCCCACTATGCCAATGCGCTTGTAGTCCACGCTCTGCTGGCAATTCTTACAAGCATTAAAGGATGTTACCTGTTTCGGCAAGATGGAGGCCGTTCATCAGCCGGCACACTTACTTATGCCGCGGCAATTAATTTTGGAATTGCTGGTGGACTATTAATTGGAGCCATAACCGCCACGTGCCATGCCGGACCTGATGGTAAAACTGTTATTGCTCCAAGAAATAAGTTCGTAGCAAGGTTCATGGGTGGCGCAGTTGCTGGAGCCTTGTCAGCCATCATCTATGCAAAACTTAATGCTCTCATTTGTCCCGCTAATTTCCTTTCGGAAGCAGTCGTGCTGCTTTCGCCTGCAATTGTATGCTTTGCCATAATCACGTTTGCAGAAGCGATGACAACAAAATTGTTGGCAGGGAATTCGCTCCGCGAACGACTAGAGCTTAACGCACCCCCCATGGTCGAATTGGCTTCGGGAATCGCTCTCGCGTTGGGTGTCCGCGTGCTCTATGAACTTTACTCATGGGATCCAATGCTCCTTGTCCTACCAATCGTCTATTTAGCAAAGCAGACATACATGGAGCTTTTACCACCCCAAAAATCCATCCCTAGCAGTGCACTTCCAAATAAACTTGCGGACGTATACCTGTCAACTCTCCAGTCAATAGTCACCGCCATCGATGCAAAGGACCGCTTTGCAAGGTCTCATACGGCAAACGTCGAGTCAATCTCCGTGGCAATCGCACAAGAAATGGGCTTGTCCCCAACCGAAGTCGAAGGAGTTCGGACTGCGGCGCTCCTCCACGACGTTGGAAAGCTCGGTGTCCCCGAGCATGTTTTGCTGAAGCCAGGAAAATTTGACTCCCATGACATGACAACCATCCAGACACATTCAGCTCTTGGCCAAAAGATACTCGACAGCGTAAGTTTCCCATGGCCTGTCGGTGCAATGATACGTAGCCACCATGAGCGGTGGGATGGCACAGGGTATCCTGATGGCCTCAAGGGTGAAGAGATTCCTTTAGGTGCAAGGATCTTGGCTGTTGCTGATGTCTACGACGCAATGACTTCCAAGCGTTCTTATCGTCCAAGCTATAGCCCCCAGCAAGCCTTGGACTACATTAGAAAAGCAAGTGGCACGCAGTTCGATCCAGCAGTTTTCCGCGCCTTCGAACGAGCGATTGCAAAGGGAAATATCCCCGGCCTAAATAACGAGGAAATCGCCGAGATTTCTGCAAGCCTCGATACAAAAAAACCTGGGAAAGCTGACAAACCCAAGACACCACAAACTAGTGTTGCAGAAGAGCTTTCCAGGGCAAGCCATGAGTTCCTAGCAATGTTTGAGATAGCGCAGACAGCAAGTACAAGTCTCAATCTCGACGAGGTACTAAACCTAATAGCTAACAAGATAAGCAATATGATTGCGTGCTCAACGTGTGTCATATTCCTCAAAGATGAAGAGTCAAACAAGCTTCTAGCACGGATTGCCGTTGGAGTAAACGCTGATTACTTTGAGGGAGGACGCACAATTATAGGCCAAGGTCTTACCGGCGTAGTCGCTGAGACTGGTGAGGGCCTTATAGCCGTATATGACAGAAACGATGTAATGCTCAGACAGCTCTTTGGACGCTGGATTGAACTAAAAAGCGTAATGATAGTACCAATCACACATGGAGACAAAGTAATCGGCACCATAAACCTTTACGATACTAAAGACCAAGCCTTCAGCGAAGAAGACTTCCACATCCTTTGCACGGTTGCCCCGCAGGTAGGTAAGGCAATCCAAAATGCTCTACTCTTTGAGCGCACGAAAGAGTCCGCCCTTACCGATGCCTTGACTGGCTTACACAACGCAAGATATCTTTTTATGCACCTTGAGCAAGAACTAAGCCGGGCAAAGCGCACATTTAAGCCAGTATCTGTTCTTGGCCTTGACCTTGACAACTTCAAGCCCATAAATGACACCTTTGGGCATCAGCAAGGAGATATCGTGCTTTCGGAGATTGGTAAAGTCTTCCTTTCTCAAGTGCGGGATTATGATTTAGTATGCCGGTGCGCTGGGGACGAATTCATTATCGTTCTCCCAGAAACCGAAAAACATGAAGCAATTGAAACTGCCGAAAGAATAAAAGCCGCAGTTGAAGAGTATGTCCCTCACCTTCCTCATGATAAGCCGTTCCGCCTTGGAGTTAGTATAGGCGTTGCAACTTATCCTGAAGATGGTTCGGATGTGCGCACACTCATTGCAAAAGCTGACGAGGCAATGTACGCAGACAAAAGACGCCGAAAAAATATGTGTGCAGCTTAA
- a CDS encoding DUF5658 family protein — protein MKSLTDKKYVKIDAQSMEEFKRLQPAKESYILLAICLIDLMLTIWLVSTRRATEGNPLMAFYLKKGWDSLIIAKTLLVVLPLFIAEWGRIHRPIFVKHVLRFAIIAYLVTLSIAFINKDMLALERKHTQHLTAPTRSFSAELPSPSHHQ, from the coding sequence ATGAAATCTCTGACCGATAAAAAATACGTGAAAATTGATGCACAATCTATGGAAGAGTTTAAGCGCCTCCAGCCTGCGAAGGAAAGCTATATCCTGCTAGCCATCTGCCTAATAGATCTTATGCTGACAATCTGGCTTGTTTCCACACGGAGAGCTACGGAAGGAAATCCTCTAATGGCATTCTACCTTAAAAAGGGCTGGGATTCTCTTATAATTGCTAAAACTCTCTTAGTAGTACTCCCACTCTTTATTGCTGAATGGGGAAGAATACACCGACCAATATTTGTAAAACATGTCCTTAGGTTCGCAATTATCGCATACCTAGTTACTCTTTCTATTGCTTTTATAAACAAAGACATGCTTGCTTTAGAAAGAAAACATACCCAACACCTAACAGCTCCGACTAGGTCGTTCTCCGCCGAATTGCCCTCCCCGAGCCATCACCAGTAA
- a CDS encoding Lrp/AsnC ligand binding domain-containing protein, with protein MELVRALVLMNVQRGQVPKTAKQLADMDEVVDVYSVAGEYDLVAIIQTEEYERLAEVVTEKLQSLDTILRTTTLMAFRSYKFSS; from the coding sequence GTGGAGTTGGTCAGAGCGCTAGTTTTAATGAATGTCCAGAGAGGACAAGTTCCTAAGACCGCCAAACAGCTTGCAGACATGGATGAAGTTGTGGATGTATACTCCGTCGCCGGCGAATACGACCTTGTGGCAATCATCCAGACTGAGGAATATGAACGGCTAGCTGAGGTAGTCACGGAGAAGCTCCAATCGCTAGATACGATTCTCCGCACGACCACACTAATGGCTTTCAGAAGCTACAAGTTTTCGAGTTAA
- the trpD gene encoding anthranilate phosphoribosyltransferase, protein MIQTALRKLTVGEHLSEEEIFEIIGGIRSGDITDVQIAGFLVALLMKGPTIREVASIARAMRANCEQISPKVDGDLIDTCGTGGGRTTFNCSTAVAIVAASSGLYVAKHGSRSLSSLSGSADVLEKLGVAIDLTPKQAEKLIEKAGISFLYAPNFHPVMHKVLPPEAALGIKTIFYTIIGPLINPADAKRHILGVYRLDLVEMVADILVELKFKHALVVHGLDNLDEISVIGKTSVAEVKDGWARKYEIKPEDLGLPRYTYEELAGGTPEENAAILKAILRGEEKGARRDMVVANAAAALMVGGKVDNLRDGVKLAQQLIDSGEAWKKFEQFAAESNRIASS, encoded by the coding sequence ATGATCCAAACGGCTTTGAGAAAGTTAACCGTTGGTGAACATCTTTCTGAAGAAGAGATATTTGAAATAATCGGAGGCATAAGAAGCGGCGACATCACAGATGTGCAAATCGCTGGGTTCCTTGTTGCACTGCTGATGAAAGGCCCAACAATCAGGGAAGTAGCTTCAATTGCACGGGCTATGCGGGCAAATTGCGAGCAGATTTCACCAAAAGTAGACGGTGACTTAATTGACACATGCGGCACGGGTGGCGGGCGAACAACGTTCAACTGCTCAACCGCTGTTGCCATCGTAGCTGCGTCATCTGGTTTGTACGTCGCCAAACACGGAAGCCGCTCCCTTTCATCGCTTTCTGGAAGTGCGGATGTACTCGAAAAGCTGGGTGTGGCGATTGACCTTACACCAAAACAAGCGGAAAAGCTGATAGAAAAAGCAGGGATTTCCTTCCTCTACGCTCCTAATTTTCACCCAGTTATGCATAAGGTGCTTCCCCCTGAGGCCGCTCTTGGAATTAAGACAATCTTTTACACCATAATCGGACCACTTATCAATCCTGCAGATGCAAAGCGCCACATCTTAGGCGTGTATCGGTTAGACCTTGTCGAAATGGTGGCAGACATCCTCGTCGAGCTTAAGTTCAAGCATGCTCTCGTTGTGCATGGCCTCGACAATCTCGACGAGATTTCAGTAATTGGCAAGACGTCAGTAGCTGAGGTAAAGGACGGCTGGGCAAGAAAGTATGAAATCAAGCCAGAAGACCTCGGTCTTCCCAGATACACTTACGAAGAGCTAGCAGGCGGCACTCCTGAAGAAAACGCAGCAATCCTTAAGGCTATTCTCCGCGGGGAGGAGAAAGGTGCAAGGCGTGACATGGTAGTTGCCAATGCCGCGGCCGCTTTAATGGTTGGTGGCAAAGTTGACAACCTTCGCGACGGCGTCAAGCTTGCCCAACAATTGATTGATAGTGGGGAAGCTTGGAAAAAGTTCGAACAGTTTGCAGCCGAATCAAACCGAATAGCTTCATCATGA
- a CDS encoding indole-3-glycerol-phosphate synthase, giving the protein MKFTEALAAAREAGRAPVVAEIKSRSPKEGDLLRGRDPSTLARAYEAAGAACISVVTEPTHWGGSMDLLRTVASAVTIPVLRKDFINSPADVHATKEAGASCLLLTISKLDWHLLVELHKEAHRVGLETLVEAHDEAQVRMALTLDLDLLGINNRDINILEKDDGTFSRTLDLIRYVPHNVRVLSESSISSRSEVRAVIEAGALGVLVGTSILKAADPAAAVKNLVSALET; this is encoded by the coding sequence ATGAAGTTCACGGAAGCGCTTGCGGCGGCTCGAGAAGCCGGCCGCGCACCAGTGGTTGCCGAAATTAAAAGCAGAAGCCCAAAAGAAGGCGATCTCCTTAGAGGCAGAGATCCCTCAACCCTTGCTCGTGCCTATGAAGCAGCAGGTGCAGCATGCATCTCGGTGGTAACCGAGCCCACCCATTGGGGCGGGAGCATGGACCTATTGAGGACAGTCGCAAGCGCTGTCACAATTCCAGTGCTCCGAAAAGACTTCATTAACTCTCCTGCGGACGTCCATGCAACAAAGGAGGCAGGCGCATCATGCTTGCTTCTCACAATATCAAAGCTCGACTGGCATCTCCTCGTCGAATTGCATAAAGAAGCCCACAGGGTCGGACTTGAAACGCTTGTCGAGGCGCACGACGAGGCACAGGTTCGCATGGCTCTGACTTTGGACCTTGACCTACTCGGTATCAACAATCGCGATATAAATATCTTAGAGAAGGATGACGGCACATTCAGCAGAACGCTCGACCTGATACGCTACGTCCCGCACAACGTTCGCGTGCTCAGCGAAAGCTCTATTTCATCTCGCAGTGAGGTTCGCGCAGTAATTGAAGCGGGCGCCCTTGGCGTCCTCGTTGGAACCTCTATCCTCAAAGCGGCAGATCCAGCGGCCGCTGTGAAAAATCTTGTCTCTGCCCTGGAAACTTAA
- a CDS encoding phosphoribosylanthranilate isomerase has translation MVRVKICGNTDAEQIKICVEAGADCVGFVVEYPISVPWNLTRDEAADLLSLVPPFVTRAVVTGGSAEFVLGIADHLRPEIIQLHTDNPIHETAEIAKKLTKRGIRLIRALRIDVATGKAGGEIEDPISAARALENTGISALLLDAHTADMPAGTGITVSWDIAKLIRESVTVPIILAGGLNPSNVRDAIKAVRPYAVDVITGVEASRRVKDPVLVREFVRRAKTIE, from the coding sequence ATGGTTCGCGTGAAAATTTGCGGCAACACCGATGCCGAACAAATAAAAATTTGCGTAGAAGCCGGCGCAGATTGCGTGGGCTTCGTGGTGGAATATCCTATCTCGGTGCCATGGAATCTAACGCGAGATGAGGCGGCTGACCTTCTCTCGCTTGTTCCCCCATTTGTGACCAGAGCTGTCGTTACAGGCGGCTCTGCTGAGTTCGTCCTGGGCATTGCTGACCACCTTCGTCCTGAAATAATCCAACTGCATACCGACAACCCCATCCATGAGACAGCAGAAATTGCAAAAAAGCTAACCAAGCGTGGCATCCGCCTAATACGTGCCCTTCGGATTGACGTGGCGACTGGTAAAGCAGGCGGAGAGATTGAAGACCCCATTTCGGCAGCTCGTGCCCTCGAAAATACAGGCATTTCTGCATTATTGTTGGACGCACATACGGCAGATATGCCCGCCGGCACCGGCATCACTGTAAGCTGGGATATCGCAAAACTAATCCGCGAATCAGTAACTGTCCCCATCATCCTGGCGGGGGGACTAAACCCAAGTAACGTCAGAGACGCTATTAAAGCAGTCAGGCCTTATGCGGTAGACGTCATCACCGGCGTTGAAGCATCACGCCGAGTAAAGGACCCCGTGCTCGTTCGTGAATTCGTTCGCCGTGCGAAGACTATAGAATGA
- a CDS encoding uroporphyrinogen decarboxylase family protein: protein MPRETMSPRERWLAVLTRQTPDRVPMDYWATPEATDRLLKYLNCDYEEMLRRLHIDKPVHVGGRYVGPPPKEGEDIWGLRTKPVDYGSGVYHETINAPLAHFTSVEEIEACYNWPKPDYWDFSDLPEQIKGKEHLPIQGGGSEPFLLYKKLRGEEQAFIDLIENPDIVHYCLDKLFDLAYENTRRIYESIPGKVLITYIAEDLGSQTGLMYSPDQIREFLLPRMKRMMELARQNGAFVFHHSDGAIRPILPDLIEAGIQVLNPVQWRCPGMDREGLKRDFGDKLIFHGAMDNQFTLPFGTVEEVRQEVLDNYRILGDGGGYILAPCHNIQSITPPENIVEMYETGYEYGWR, encoded by the coding sequence ATGCCAAGGGAAACAATGAGTCCGCGAGAACGATGGCTCGCAGTTCTAACTCGACAAACTCCCGATCGCGTTCCGATGGACTACTGGGCGACTCCTGAGGCGACTGATAGATTGCTTAAATACCTTAACTGCGATTACGAAGAAATGCTCCGTCGCCTCCACATTGACAAACCCGTCCACGTTGGCGGGAGATATGTCGGTCCACCGCCAAAGGAGGGTGAAGATATTTGGGGACTTCGAACCAAGCCTGTGGATTACGGCTCGGGGGTTTACCATGAGACAATAAACGCCCCATTAGCTCATTTTACCTCTGTCGAAGAAATCGAGGCTTGCTACAACTGGCCAAAACCAGATTACTGGGATTTCTCAGATTTGCCAGAGCAGATTAAAGGAAAGGAACATTTGCCTATACAAGGCGGCGGTTCAGAGCCATTCCTGCTCTACAAAAAGCTTCGGGGCGAGGAACAGGCGTTCATTGACCTAATCGAGAACCCAGATATCGTACACTACTGCCTCGATAAGCTATTTGACCTGGCTTATGAGAATACTCGCAGAATATACGAATCAATCCCAGGGAAAGTGCTTATTACTTACATTGCCGAAGACCTAGGCAGCCAGACAGGACTAATGTATTCACCAGACCAAATCCGAGAATTTCTCCTTCCGAGGATGAAGCGAATGATGGAACTAGCAAGGCAGAACGGGGCTTTTGTCTTCCATCATTCCGATGGGGCAATCCGCCCCATTCTTCCGGATTTGATTGAGGCAGGAATCCAAGTACTTAACCCTGTGCAGTGGCGCTGCCCAGGGATGGATCGCGAAGGTCTCAAACGCGACTTCGGCGATAAACTGATATTCCATGGTGCGATGGACAACCAATTTACCCTGCCATTCGGCACTGTGGAGGAAGTTCGACAGGAGGTCCTCGACAACTACCGCATTCTAGGTGACGGCGGAGGCTACATCTTGGCTCCTTGCCATAACATCCAGTCAATCACACCGCCAGAAAATATTGTCGAGATGTATGAAACAGGCTACGAATATGGCTGGCGCTAA
- a CDS encoding stalk domain-containing protein, protein MKRLVFTIFGFILAHYAWANDAAVRGISGMIAPVDQHPSVCMVSEEVSAKIGWDAAAVRCHFVFKNDGGPTSVKMGFPEEASGDVGPIKHPAFKSFKAWVDGKPIKTKFFPSMSEQNGDLIYRAWHVKDLSFSAGQKRVVVNEYEAPLGVDSMGGKFFTYILTSGKNWKGKIGNAKITVDVSTSAQFYKIIPSPAGYACREGKVIWEFKNFEPHENISIRLEPKVKATLNNAPVFLSDAANFQRTGVFMSAALQIPAALLWKPKTKECTIAAGNHKLRMKIGSKDALLDDDKNVKLSCAPYVYESRLIVPIVEVVRYLGGSVAWDSTNKTIKMTIGN, encoded by the coding sequence ATGAAGCGACTGGTTTTCACAATTTTCGGATTTATCCTTGCACATTATGCATGGGCAAATGATGCCGCTGTGCGCGGCATAAGTGGAATGATTGCTCCGGTAGACCAACATCCGTCGGTTTGCATGGTTTCTGAAGAGGTGAGCGCAAAGATTGGTTGGGATGCGGCGGCTGTCCGCTGCCATTTCGTATTCAAAAATGATGGTGGACCTACCTCTGTCAAGATGGGCTTTCCAGAGGAAGCAAGCGGTGATGTTGGCCCAATAAAACATCCTGCGTTTAAAAGTTTTAAAGCTTGGGTTGATGGTAAACCAATAAAAACAAAGTTTTTTCCTTCAATGAGCGAGCAGAACGGCGATCTTATTTACAGGGCTTGGCATGTGAAGGACTTGTCATTTTCAGCTGGGCAGAAAAGGGTAGTAGTAAACGAATACGAGGCACCTTTGGGTGTGGATTCGATGGGCGGCAAATTTTTTACTTATATCCTAACTAGTGGTAAGAATTGGAAGGGCAAGATTGGCAACGCAAAAATTACAGTTGATGTTTCGACGTCCGCTCAGTTCTACAAAATTATTCCATCGCCAGCAGGGTATGCCTGCCGAGAAGGGAAGGTGATATGGGAGTTCAAGAATTTTGAGCCGCACGAGAACATATCAATCAGGCTGGAGCCAAAGGTGAAGGCAACTCTTAATAATGCGCCCGTTTTCCTTTCGGACGCAGCTAATTTTCAGCGCACAGGGGTTTTCATGTCTGCGGCGCTTCAAATACCGGCGGCGTTGTTGTGGAAGCCCAAAACCAAGGAATGCACGATTGCCGCGGGCAACCACAAACTTCGCATGAAGATTGGCTCAAAGGATGCATTGCTTGATGACGATAAGAATGTAAAACTTTCTTGCGCGCCGTATGTCTATGAAAGCAGGTTGATTGTTCCAATTGTTGAAGTGGTGAGGTATCTAGGTGGCTCTGTCGCATGGGATTCGACGAATAAAACTATCAAGATGACAATTGGAAATTAG
- a CDS encoding D-lyxose/D-mannose family sugar isomerase has product MKRSEINLAIRRAAEFFDKMGFRLPPYAFWTPSTWKNIGHEADEIRECMLGWDVTDFGSGNFAHIGRTLFTLRNGKHGDPRYPKVYGEKVIFNPEGQRAPLHFHRSKMEDIINRGGGNIVIVVWKAGEDNRPSNDKFTLSINGILRELEPGEMVRLRPGESICLPPGTFHQFWGEENTGPSISGEVSSVCDDKTDNYFLEDFERFPPIEEDELPIALLCHEYPSAK; this is encoded by the coding sequence ATGAAGCGTTCTGAAATCAACCTTGCTATCCGGCGGGCTGCAGAATTTTTTGACAAAATGGGTTTTCGACTGCCACCTTATGCCTTTTGGACGCCCAGCACATGGAAGAACATTGGCCATGAAGCCGATGAAATACGCGAATGCATGCTTGGCTGGGATGTAACTGACTTCGGAAGTGGCAACTTCGCACATATAGGGCGAACGCTTTTTACCCTTCGCAATGGAAAGCATGGCGACCCAAGATATCCAAAGGTTTACGGTGAGAAGGTGATTTTCAATCCCGAGGGGCAGCGAGCGCCTCTTCACTTCCACCGTTCGAAGATGGAGGACATCATTAACCGTGGTGGCGGAAACATAGTTATCGTCGTTTGGAAGGCCGGTGAGGATAATAGGCCCTCAAATGATAAGTTCACCCTTTCAATAAATGGAATTCTCCGTGAGCTTGAACCTGGCGAGATGGTGCGGCTGAGACCAGGGGAGAGTATATGCCTTCCGCCGGGCACGTTCCACCAGTTTTGGGGCGAGGAAAACACTGGACCCTCAATTAGTGGGGAGGTCTCGAGCGTCTGTGATGACAAAACAGATAACTATTTCCTTGAAGATTTCGAGCGCTTTCCGCCAATCGAGGAAGACGAGCTGCCAATCGCACTACTTTGCCATGAGTATCCGTCGGCAAAGTGA
- a CDS encoding uroporphyrinogen decarboxylase family protein, with translation MNSVERVHAALRLEQPDRVPVVEFIIDEKVARAIIPDILDAQDFMDRMDMDAVGCGAFFRTVAVNPDGTYVDEWGVTYKLGGTEAVAHPLCGPIKTIEDARAYTPPDPNAPHRLGKLPEIVERYKGKRAICFHHRAAFMWSAYLMGLDNLLAAFLEEPKFANLVMDKVLEVNMQIVRNAIRAGAEIIVLGDDYAHNQGLMMSPKLFREFILPRLAKMVDLIKSEGAFCIKHSDGNIYAILEDIVSTGCDGINPIEPAAGMDLRTVKQLVGDRVCLVGNIDCGHLLPHGTPEEVERAVKQAIEDAGGGGGFILSSSNSIHSSVKPDNFVAMIRAVKKYGWYS, from the coding sequence ATGAACTCAGTTGAGCGGGTGCATGCTGCGTTGAGGCTTGAACAGCCAGATAGGGTTCCCGTGGTTGAGTTCATAATCGATGAGAAGGTTGCCCGAGCAATTATCCCCGATATTCTGGATGCCCAAGACTTTATGGACCGGATGGATATGGATGCGGTTGGTTGTGGGGCATTTTTCCGCACGGTTGCAGTTAATCCAGACGGTACTTATGTTGATGAGTGGGGAGTAACATATAAGTTGGGTGGTACGGAGGCGGTTGCCCATCCGCTTTGTGGACCTATAAAGACGATTGAGGATGCGAGGGCATATACTCCTCCTGATCCTAATGCTCCACACCGTCTCGGGAAACTTCCCGAAATTGTCGAGCGCTATAAGGGCAAACGTGCGATTTGTTTCCACCACCGAGCGGCGTTTATGTGGTCGGCGTATCTAATGGGGCTTGATAATCTACTCGCCGCATTTCTCGAAGAGCCCAAGTTTGCCAACCTTGTTATGGACAAAGTGCTCGAGGTGAACATGCAAATAGTGCGCAATGCCATCAGAGCAGGTGCGGAGATTATTGTTCTGGGCGATGACTATGCGCACAATCAGGGCTTAATGATGAGCCCCAAACTATTCCGAGAATTCATCCTGCCACGACTTGCTAAGATGGTGGACCTTATCAAAAGTGAAGGTGCCTTTTGCATCAAACACTCAGATGGCAATATATACGCCATCCTTGAGGACATAGTCTCAACTGGTTGTGATGGAATCAATCCCATCGAGCCCGCGGCAGGCATGGATTTGAGGACAGTGAAACAGCTAGTGGGCGATAGGGTATGTCTTGTTGGGAACATCGACTGCGGTCACTTGCTTCCCCATGGTACGCCTGAAGAGGTAGAAAGGGCTGTAAAGCAGGCAATCGAAGATGCAGGAGGTGGAGGAGGGTTCATTCTCTCGAGCTCAAATAGCATTCATAGCTCGGTCAAGCCTGATAATTTCGTGGCTATGATAAGAGCAGTCAAGAAATATGGATGGTATAGTTAG